The Gouania willdenowi chromosome 3, fGouWil2.1, whole genome shotgun sequence genome includes a region encoding these proteins:
- the nrn1lb gene encoding neuritin 1-like b yields MTFHLGTETVLLPVALCLSLCSLCLGASIPVSCGSIYKSFAQCLLTLGDSLVETQKDQNTQDINTICRSWNAFHICANSALAGCPGEAAAVWESLRQESRKAQFSGNLYDMCASLTTLPPSTVPAPPSPPTSDQTNRETLKGRTRAHSPDTITLLIPACSLLLVLLRS; encoded by the exons ATGACGTTCCATCTAGGCACTGAGACCGTGCTGCTTCCCGTCGCTCTCTGCCTCA GCTTGTGTTCCTTGTGTCTCGGAGCTTCCATTCCTGTCTCTTGTGGATCCATCTACAAGAGTTTTGCTCAGTGTCTGCTAACACTCGGCGACAGTTTGGTGGAAACACAAAAAGACCAGAACACACAGGACATCAACACAATCTGcag GTCCTGGAATGCGTTCCACATTTGTGCCAACTCGGCACTTGCCGGCTGTCCTGGAGAAGCAGCAGCTGTTTGGGAATCTTTAAGACAAGAGTCCAGGAAAGCACAGTTTTCTGGAAACCTCTACGACATGTGTGCCAGCCTCACCACCCTCCCGCCCAGCACTGTGCCTGCGCCCCCAAGCCCCCCCACCTCTGACCAGACAAACCGGGAGACTCTGAAAGGCCGAACACGCGCACACAGCCCCGACACCATCACACTGTTGATCCCAGCATGCAGTTTGCTGCTTGTCCTTCTCAGAAGTTAG
- the gfod2 gene encoding glucose-fructose oxidoreductase domain-containing protein 2, producing the protein MLPGVGVFGTGSTARVLVPLLKAEGFEVHALWGRSEEEACCLAKELGIPFHTSRSDDVLLHQDVDLVCIYIPPSMTRQIAVKALGIGKNVVCEKAATAVDSFKMVTAARYYPQLLSIMGNTLRFLPAFVAMRQLLGEGYVGELQVCDVRVYGPSLLDQSYGWTCEDLMGGGGLHTVGSAIIDLLSYLTGARARRVHGLLRTFVQQNVSIRGIRRVTSDDFCFFQMLMGGSGSDAVCCTVTLNFNMPGSFVHEVMVVGSTGRLVARGTELYGQRNGSKSEELLLSDSGWAGPEVTEMPLPHLQGLCSMVKALRQSFRAHEERRSWARGPVAIAATFEDGLYVQTVVEAVKRSSCSGEWECVEIMSQEPDPNHNLCEALQRNKN; encoded by the exons ATGTTGCCAGGAGTGGGTGTGTTTGGCACGGGGAGCACGGCCCGGGTGCTCGTCCCTTTGCTTAAAGCTGAAGGCTTTGAGGTCCATGCACTTTGGGGGCGGAGTGAAGAGGAAGCATGCTGCTTGGCAAAGGAACTGGGAATCCCCTTTCACACGAGCCGCTCCGATGATGTCCTTCTGCACCAAGACGTTGATCTGGTTTGCATATATATTCCACCTTCAATGACGAGGCAGATTGCAGTCAAAGCACTGG GTATCGGTAAGAATGTTGTATGTGAGAAAGCTGCTACTGCTGTGGATTCCTTCAAGATGGTGACTGCTGCCAGATATTATCCCCAGCTGCTCAGCATTATGGGTAACACTCTGCGCTTCCTGCCGGCTTTTGTTGCAATGCGGCAGCTACTGGGGGAAGGATACGTTGGTGAACTGCAGGTATGCGATGTCCGTGTGTACGGCCCAAGCCTGTTGGACCAATCCTATGGCTGGACGTGCGAAGATCTGATGGGTGGAGGGGGTCTTCACACTGTCGGCTCCGCCATCATCGACCTTTTAAGCTACCTGACCGGTGCCCGAGCCCGCCGTGTGCACGGTTTACTGCGGACATTTGTTCAGCAGAATGTTTCGATTCGAGGGATCCGCCGCGTCACGAGCGACGACTTCTGCTTCTTCCAGATGTTGATGGGTGGAAGTGGATCTGATGCTGTGTGCTGCACCGTGACCCTGAACTTCAACATGCCTGGGTCTTTTGTGCATGAGGTCATGGTAGTGGGATCGACTGGGAGACTAGTTGCCAGGGGAACAGAACTTTACGGTCAGCGCAACGGTAGTAAAAGTGAGGAGCTGCTACTTAGCGACAGTGGGTGGGCGGGACCAGAGGTGACGGAGATGCCGCTGCCTCACTTGCAGGGTCTGTGCTCCATGGTGAAGGCCCTCAGACAGTCTTTTCGGGCTCATGAGGAACGTCGGTCTTGGGCACGAGGACCTGTTGCTATTGCTGCCACTTTCGAGGACGGTCTGTATGTTCAGACAGTGGTGGAGGCGGTGAAACGGTCCAGCTGTAGCGGAGAATGGGAGTGTGTTGAGATCATGAGTCAGGAGCCAGACCCCAACCACAACCTGTGTGAAGCGctccaaagaaacaaaaactga
- the thap11 gene encoding THAP domain-containing protein 11 — protein sequence MPGFTCCVPGCYNNSHRDRELRFYTFPKDNVLREQWLRNISRAGVSGCFSTFQPTTGHRVCSVHFAGGRKTYTIRVPSLFPLRGVNERRIRRGRGRKASTAAPASAAAATSAAASSGVLLTSMLGNTAEGAEGNTGGEASDDTITVVQIGHNGEYLGTARLTTQSEGACYGPPVDPVQEITVVVDSPVEPGSTVQYVSVTSSPLDHSYSLTTGTTSTELLRKLNDQRDIIALMEVKMKEMKATIRQLRVTEAKLLEEVRERDRLLYGNPVAASVRKRM from the coding sequence ATGCCCGGCTTCACCTGTTGTGTCCCCGGCTGCTATAACAACTCGCACCGGGACCGGGAGCTCCGCTTCTACACCTTCCCCAAGGACAATGTGCTCCGGGAGCAGTGGCTGAGGAACATCTCCCGGGCCGGGGTCAGCGGCTGCTTCAGCACCTTCCAGCCCACCACCGGGCACCGGGTCTGCAGCGTACACTTCGCCGGGGGCAGGAAGACCTACACCATCAGAGTACCGTCCCTCTTCCCTCTCAGAGGAGTAAATGAGCGCAGGATCCGGCGGGGCAGGGGCAGGAAGGCGTCCACGGCGGCTCCTGCGTCCGCCGCCGCAGCCACCTCCGCCGCTGCCTCCTCCGGGGTGCTGCTGACCAGCATGCTGGGAAACACAGCGGAGGGAGCCGAGGGCAACACCGGGGGAGAAGCCAGCGACGACACTATCACCGTGGTGCAGATCGGCCATAACGGGGAGTACCTGGGCACGGCACGGCTCACCACCCAGTCTGAGGGCGCGTGCTACGGCCCGCCGGTGGATCCCGTGCAGGAAATCACGGTGGTTGTTGATTCGCCAGTAGAACCAGGCTCCACCGTGCAGTATGTGAGCGTGACCAGCAGCCCACTGGACCACTCCTATTCCCTGACCACTGGCACCACTTCCACGGAGCTGCTGCGAAAACTGAACGACCAGAGAGACATCATCGCTCTGATGGAGGTGAAGATGAAGGAGATGAAAGCCACCATCCGTCAGCTCCGAGTGACCGAGGCCAAGCTGCTGGAGGAGGTGCGGGAACGGGACCGGCTGCTCTATGGCAACCCGGTGGCTGCCAGTGTCCGGAAGAGAATGTGA